From Pseudomonas poae, the proteins below share one genomic window:
- a CDS encoding transporter, whose protein sequence is MNHSLDHSHQDSDLFGLLYGFRFRPGEKGEQIDSATALRALQQPADPDEFLWLHLNLAHAACERWMQAHLDLPEEFFEALHEGSRSTRIEHVDSALLAVVNDVVFNFSSMVSSDISTLWVCARSRLLISARLQPLHSVDKLRSSVKAGEHFRSPLELLVHLLRDQGEVLTQIVRKTSISVDHIEDQLLSSRLSTNRAELGAARRVLVRLQRLLALEPGSLLRLLNRPPPWLQKEDVKELRKSTEEFALIINDLTALGERIKLLQEEIAANLNEQSNRTLFTLTVVTVLALPINIIAGFFGMNVGGVPLSQDPEGFWILVALVATFTLIAGRWAFRKRKDY, encoded by the coding sequence ATGAACCACAGCCTCGACCACAGCCACCAGGATTCCGATCTGTTTGGCTTGCTTTACGGTTTCCGTTTTCGCCCCGGTGAAAAGGGTGAGCAAATTGATTCGGCCACGGCCCTGCGGGCCTTGCAACAACCGGCCGACCCGGACGAATTCCTCTGGCTGCACCTGAACCTGGCCCACGCCGCGTGCGAGCGCTGGATGCAGGCGCACCTGGACCTGCCCGAAGAGTTCTTCGAGGCCCTGCACGAAGGTTCGCGCTCTACCCGTATCGAACACGTGGACTCGGCTTTGCTGGCGGTGGTCAACGACGTGGTGTTCAACTTCAGCAGCATGGTCTCGTCGGATATTTCCACGCTGTGGGTGTGCGCCCGCAGCCGCTTGTTGATCAGCGCACGCCTGCAACCCTTGCACTCGGTGGACAAGCTGCGCTCGTCGGTCAAGGCCGGTGAGCACTTTCGCTCGCCGTTGGAATTGCTGGTGCACCTGCTGCGTGACCAGGGCGAAGTGCTGACCCAGATCGTGCGTAAAACCAGCATCAGCGTTGACCATATCGAAGACCAGTTGCTGTCTTCACGCCTGTCCACCAACCGCGCAGAACTGGGCGCGGCGCGCCGGGTGCTGGTGCGCCTGCAACGCCTGCTTGCACTGGAACCGGGTTCGCTGCTGCGCCTGCTCAACCGCCCGCCGCCCTGGCTGCAAAAGGAAGACGTGAAGGAACTGCGCAAATCCACCGAGGAGTTCGCGCTGATCATCAACGACCTGACGGCACTCGGTGAGCGGATAAAACTGTTGCAGGAAGAGATCGCCGCCAACCTCAACGAGCAAAGCAACCGCACGCTGTTTACCCTCACCGTGGTGACGGTGCTGGCGCTGCCGATCAATATCATTGCCGGCTTTTTCGGCATGAACGTGGGCGGCGTGCC